Proteins co-encoded in one Salvia splendens isolate huo1 chromosome 4, SspV2, whole genome shotgun sequence genomic window:
- the LOC121798460 gene encoding NAC domain-containing protein 83-like: MEKVSLIKNGVLRLPPGFRFHPTDEELVVQYLKPKVHSYPVPASIIAHVDVCKADPWDLPGNSEQERYFFSTKEVKYPNGNRSNRATVSGYWKATGLDKQIVSTRTHQVVGMKKTLVFYTGKPPKGCRTDWIMHEYRLPPPKLSLSPPRSNQPHESWVLCRIFFKRRGGNNNKAGSGDDTPAPVFYDFMGKEKANTSSGSSGITQLSSSEVEEESSCCNSFPSTFKRKHPSTSN, translated from the exons ATGGAGAAAGTTAGCCTCATAAAAAATGGGGTGTTGAGATTGCCACCTGGGTTTAGGTTCCACCCCACAGATGAAGAGCTCGTGGTACAATACTTGAAGCCCAAAGTCCACTCCTATCCCGTTCCCGCCTCCATCATCGCCCATGTCGATGTCTGCAAGGCCGACCCCTGGGATTTGCCAG GCAATTCGGAGCAGGAGAGGTATTTCTTCAGCACAAAAGAAGTCAAGTATCCCAACGGAAACCGGTCGAACCGGGCCACCGTCTCCGGGTACTGGAAAGCAACCGGTTTGGACAAGCAAATCGTGAGCACGAGGACCCACCAGGTCGTCGGGATGAAGAAAACCCTTGTCTTCTACACCGGTAAGCCGCCAAAGGGCTGCCGAACTGATTGGATCATGCATGAATACCGCCTCCCGCCGCCCAAGCTCAGTCTCTCCCCTCCACGCTCCAATCAGCCACACGAAAGCTGGGTTCTCTGCCGGATATTTTTTAAGAGAAGGGGGGGCAACAACAACAAGGCCGGCAGCGGCGATGACACTCCAGCGCCAGTATTCTACGACTTCATGGGGAAAGAGAAGGCGAACACTAGCTCCGGATCGAGCGGGATCACGCAGCTTTCTTCTTCGGAGGTTGAAGAAGAGAGCAGTTGTTGCAATAGTTTTCCCTCCACTTTTAAAAGGAAACACCCTTCTACTTCTAATTAA